Proteins found in one Rhodovulum sp. MB263 genomic segment:
- a CDS encoding ATP-binding protein, with protein MPVLLSVRRSAAAYADRAWAALALGILLSGAAWTSPWPLFFAPLLTTGLTLCCLAALLRILGRPVSDIPSDRLRRLCASAPGATLVTDAEGRVLIASPEAQRRVAAVRGQPVSDALQALFADPRRAVGDLIAAAARGLPASARRSLASGPLQVGVERAGSGLFLWRFDASATDGVEIALPMVRLDPAGRLSAINAAARGLVGQSHEAVAALLAGASEETDEVVVETPEGPSRRRLLQLRMADGGREFYILPRRSEARVAEAPEGFLDALPVALLQLDADGTVRLSNARAVRLLGGTPDEALNLCDRLEGLGRPVSDWLADAAQGRAPNTAEVLRVARDDRELFVQVALARMAEGALVAVLHDVTEMKTLEAQFTQSQKMQAIGQLAGGVAHDFNNLLTAISGHCDLLMLRHDAGDPDYGDLVQIHQNANRAASLVGQLLAFSRKQTLSPEVLDLRDTMGELAHLLDRLVGEKVRLRMRHAEALPPIRADKRQLEQVVMNLVVNARDAMPEGGEIRLETEAVKLATELQRDRAVVPPGPYAMIRVRDEGQGIPPDRLAKIFEPFYTTKRLGEGTGLGLSTVYGIVKQTGGFVFVDSTVGQGSCFSVYLPAHSGKVGPAAPLTEGGGAVEDMPGSAVVLLVEDEAPVRSFAARAMRMRGHTVLEAESGEQALETLADPDLKVDVFVTDVVMPGLDGPGWVSKALKARPGTRVIFVSGYAEDSFGEIKARIPNSVYLPKPFSLADLTATVQRQLRDAAKAGDAEISRDGGRLPEEVS; from the coding sequence ATGCCTGTTCTGCTATCTGTCCGTCGCTCGGCCGCGGCCTATGCCGATCGGGCCTGGGCGGCGCTGGCCCTTGGCATCCTGCTATCGGGCGCGGCCTGGACCTCGCCCTGGCCCTTGTTTTTCGCGCCGCTGCTGACGACGGGCCTCACCCTGTGCTGCCTGGCCGCGCTGTTGCGGATCCTGGGGCGCCCGGTCTCGGATATTCCCTCCGACAGGCTGAGGCGGCTTTGCGCCAGCGCGCCCGGCGCCACGCTGGTCACCGATGCCGAGGGGCGGGTTCTGATCGCCAGTCCCGAGGCACAGCGCCGGGTCGCGGCGGTGCGCGGCCAGCCGGTGTCCGATGCGCTGCAGGCCCTGTTTGCCGATCCCCGGCGTGCGGTCGGCGATCTGATCGCGGCCGCCGCCAGGGGGCTGCCCGCCTCGGCCCGGCGCTCTCTGGCCTCCGGGCCGTTGCAGGTCGGGGTCGAGCGGGCGGGCTCGGGCCTGTTCCTGTGGCGCTTTGATGCCAGTGCGACCGATGGGGTCGAGATCGCGTTGCCGATGGTGCGGCTCGATCCGGCGGGGCGGCTTTCGGCGATCAATGCCGCCGCCCGCGGGCTGGTGGGCCAGAGCCACGAGGCGGTCGCGGCGCTTCTGGCCGGGGCCTCGGAAGAGACCGACGAGGTGGTGGTCGAGACCCCGGAAGGCCCGAGCCGGCGCCGCCTGCTGCAACTGCGCATGGCCGATGGCGGGCGTGAATTCTATATCCTGCCGCGCCGCTCGGAGGCCCGCGTCGCCGAGGCGCCCGAGGGCTTTCTCGATGCCTTGCCGGTGGCGCTTCTGCAGCTCGATGCCGATGGCACGGTGCGGCTGTCCAATGCCCGGGCGGTGCGGCTCTTGGGGGGCACGCCGGACGAGGCTCTGAACCTCTGCGACCGGCTCGAGGGGCTTGGCCGTCCGGTCAGCGACTGGCTGGCCGATGCCGCGCAGGGCCGGGCTCCGAACACGGCCGAGGTGCTGCGGGTCGCACGCGACGATCGCGAGCTCTTCGTGCAGGTGGCGCTGGCGCGGATGGCTGAGGGCGCGCTGGTCGCGGTGCTGCATGACGTGACCGAGATGAAGACGCTTGAGGCGCAGTTCACGCAAAGCCAGAAGATGCAGGCGATCGGCCAGCTTGCGGGTGGGGTGGCGCATGACTTCAACAACCTGCTGACCGCGATTTCGGGCCATTGCGACCTGCTGATGCTGCGTCATGATGCGGGCGATCCCGATTACGGCGATCTGGTGCAGATCCACCAGAACGCCAATCGCGCGGCGAGCCTGGTGGGCCAGCTTCTGGCCTTCTCGCGCAAGCAGACGCTGAGCCCCGAGGTGCTGGATCTGCGCGACACGATGGGCGAGCTGGCCCATCTGCTCGACCGGCTGGTGGGCGAGAAGGTGCGCCTGAGGATGCGGCATGCCGAGGCGCTGCCGCCGATCCGCGCCGACAAGCGCCAGCTGGAACAGGTTGTGATGAACCTCGTCGTCAATGCCCGCGACGCGATGCCCGAGGGCGGCGAGATCCGGCTGGAGACCGAGGCGGTGAAGCTTGCCACCGAATTGCAGCGCGACCGTGCCGTGGTTCCGCCCGGCCCCTATGCGATGATCCGCGTGCGCGACGAGGGTCAGGGCATCCCGCCCGACCGTCTGGCCAAGATCTTCGAGCCCTTCTACACCACCAAGCGCCTCGGCGAAGGGACCGGGCTAGGCCTCTCGACCGTCTACGGCATCGTCAAGCAAACCGGCGGTTTCGTCTTCGTCGACAGCACGGTCGGGCAGGGCAGCTGCTTTTCGGTCTACCTGCCCGCCCATAGCGGCAAGGTCGGCCCGGCGGCGCCCCTGACGGAAGGCGGCGGGGCGGTCGAGGACATGCCGGGCTCTGCGGTGGTGCTGCTGGTCGAGGACGAGGCGCCGGTCCGCTCCTTCGCGGCCCGCGCGATGCGGATGCGCGGCCATACCGTGCTCGAGGCCGAAAGCGGCGAACAGGCGCTCGAGACGCTGGCCGATCCCGATCTCAAGGTCGATGTCTTCGTGACCGATGTGGTGATGCCGGGGCTCGACGGTCCGGGCTGGGTCAGCAAGGCGCTGAAGGCCCGTCCCGGGACGAGGGTGATTTTCGTCTCGGGCTATGCCGAGGACAGTTTCGGCGAAATCAAGGCACGGATTCCCAATTCGGTCTATTTGCCCAAGCCGTTCTCTCTGGCCGATCTGACCGCCACGGTCCAGCGCCAGCTGCGCGACGCCGCCAAAGCGGGCGATGCCGAGATCTCGCGCGATGGCGGCAGGTTGCCGGAGGAGGTGTCCTAG
- a CDS encoding RsmB/NOP family class I SAM-dependent RNA methyltransferase codes for MTPAARIAAAAELLDAWRGGAPAEKLLTTWARQNRFAGSKDRAAIRDHVFDAIRCLRSFAALGGAATGRGLMLGMLRAAGTDPGTVFTGAGHAPAPLGTEELAPGPALADLPEPVACDCPEALEGLLRESLGPDFRAVMERLRQRAPVFLRVNARRSDAAAAMARLAGEGIETRPHPLSPTALEVVAGARRVHLSRAFADGLVELQDAASQAVADMMPLGEGARVLDYCAGGGGKTLAMAARGGARHLAHDAAPQRMRDLPARAERAGVAVHCLDAAALKGAAPFDLVLCDVPCSGSGAWRRSPEAKWRTTPADLDRLTALQAGILDRAAGLVAPGGYLGYATCSLLAAENASQIGRFLAAFQGWRLVSERRLTPLDGGDGFYAAVMQRPG; via the coding sequence ATGACGCCCGCGGCGCGGATCGCGGCGGCGGCCGAGCTGCTCGATGCCTGGCGCGGCGGCGCGCCGGCCGAGAAGCTCCTGACCACCTGGGCGCGGCAGAACCGCTTTGCCGGATCGAAGGACCGCGCCGCGATCCGCGATCATGTCTTCGATGCGATCCGCTGCCTGCGGTCCTTCGCGGCGCTGGGCGGGGCCGCGACCGGACGCGGGCTGATGCTGGGGATGCTGCGCGCCGCGGGCACCGATCCCGGAACTGTCTTCACCGGTGCGGGCCATGCCCCGGCGCCGCTCGGCACCGAGGAACTTGCGCCCGGGCCTGCGCTTGCCGATCTGCCCGAGCCGGTCGCCTGCGATTGCCCCGAGGCACTGGAAGGGCTGCTGCGAGAGAGCCTCGGCCCCGATTTCCGGGCGGTGATGGAGCGGCTCCGGCAGCGCGCCCCGGTCTTTCTGCGGGTCAATGCGCGCCGGAGCGATGCCGCGGCGGCCATGGCGCGGCTGGCCGGGGAGGGGATCGAGACCCGGCCCCATCCGCTTTCGCCCACCGCGCTGGAAGTGGTGGCGGGCGCACGCCGGGTGCATCTGTCGCGCGCTTTCGCAGACGGGCTGGTCGAATTGCAGGATGCCGCCTCGCAGGCGGTGGCCGACATGATGCCGCTCGGCGAAGGCGCAAGGGTGCTCGATTATTGCGCGGGCGGCGGCGGCAAGACGCTGGCCATGGCCGCGCGCGGGGGCGCCCGGCATTTGGCCCATGATGCGGCGCCGCAGCGGATGCGCGATCTGCCCGCCCGGGCCGAACGGGCCGGGGTTGCGGTGCACTGTCTCGACGCGGCCGCGCTGAAAGGGGCGGCGCCCTTCGATCTGGTGCTTTGCGATGTGCCCTGTTCGGGCAGCGGCGCCTGGCGCCGGAGCCCGGAGGCCAAATGGCGGACCACGCCTGCCGATCTGGACCGGCTGACCGCGCTTCAGGCCGGGATTCTTGATCGTGCGGCCGGGTTGGTGGCCCCGGGGGGGTATCTGGGCTATGCGACCTGTTCGCTGCTTGCCGCCGAGAATGCTTCCCAGATCGGCCGCTTTCTTGCCGCCTTTCAGGGCTGGAGGCTTGTCTCCGAACGCCGGCTGACGCCGCTTGATGGTGGCGACGGGTTCTATGCCGCAGTCATGCAGCGCCCGGGCTGA
- the thiE gene encoding thiamine phosphate synthase has protein sequence MTRDRLPVYFVTPDGASADLVLAAVRGGATMVQLRDKQAGDEALIALARALKPELARRGVPLIVNDRLDVVLASGADGLHVGQSDGNPLALRRALGPGRLLGLSVEAMEQLGAIPAGVVDYLGVGPVRATATKPDHAAPLGFGGLARIAAASPLPCVAIGGVGATDARALKAAGAAGMAVVSAISAAPDPEDAARALAGAWRAA, from the coding sequence ATGACCCGCGACAGGCTTCCGGTCTATTTCGTGACCCCCGACGGCGCCTCGGCCGACCTGGTTCTGGCCGCGGTCCGGGGCGGCGCGACCATGGTACAGCTGCGCGACAAGCAGGCCGGGGACGAGGCGCTGATCGCGCTGGCGCGCGCGCTGAAACCCGAACTGGCCCGGCGCGGCGTTCCGCTGATCGTGAATGACCGGCTCGACGTGGTGCTGGCCTCGGGCGCGGACGGGCTCCATGTCGGCCAGTCCGATGGCAACCCGCTGGCGCTGCGCCGGGCGCTGGGGCCGGGGCGGCTTCTGGGCCTGTCGGTCGAAGCCATGGAACAGCTCGGGGCGATACCTGCGGGCGTCGTCGATTATCTCGGCGTCGGGCCGGTGCGGGCAACCGCCACCAAACCCGATCACGCGGCCCCGCTTGGCTTCGGCGGGCTGGCGCGGATCGCGGCGGCGAGCCCCCTGCCCTGCGTTGCCATCGGCGGCGTCGGCGCCACCGATGCGCGCGCGCTCAAGGCGGCCGGCGCGGCCGGCATGGCCGTCGTCTCGGCGATCTCGGCCGCCCCCGATCCCGAGGATGCCGCCCGTGCGCTGGCCGGTGCCTGGAGAGCGGCATGA
- the thiM gene encoding hydroxyethylthiazole kinase has product MPAPADHSGHPIRTPAEHLAAMQARAPLVQCITNFVAMNVAANVLLAAGASPAMLHAVEETGEFTPLAQALSINIGTPSPGWATGMRAAASAARAAGLPWVLDPVAVGATAYRQALCGDLMAFEPTVIRGNASEILALAGVEARGRGADSADSVEAAEAAARALAERSWAVVAVTGPVDYVTDGTRAWRIANGHPLMPKVTALGCSLTALVAAFLAGGGDRAGATVAALACFGLAGEQAARGASGPGSFAVALIDALHAMTPETLERGARVSAA; this is encoded by the coding sequence ATGCCCGCCCCCGCAGACCACTCAGGCCACCCGATTCGAACGCCGGCAGAACATCTGGCCGCGATGCAGGCACGCGCGCCCCTGGTGCAGTGCATCACCAATTTCGTCGCCATGAACGTCGCCGCGAACGTGCTGCTGGCGGCAGGCGCCTCGCCGGCGATGCTGCATGCGGTCGAGGAGACCGGCGAGTTCACCCCGCTGGCGCAGGCGCTCTCGATCAATATCGGCACGCCCTCGCCCGGCTGGGCGACGGGGATGCGGGCCGCGGCAAGTGCCGCGCGGGCGGCGGGGCTGCCCTGGGTGCTCGACCCCGTCGCGGTCGGCGCCACCGCCTACCGGCAGGCGCTCTGCGGCGATCTCATGGCCTTCGAGCCGACGGTGATCCGGGGCAATGCCTCCGAGATCCTGGCGCTGGCCGGGGTCGAGGCACGCGGCCGGGGTGCCGACAGCGCCGACAGCGTCGAGGCGGCCGAGGCCGCGGCGCGCGCGCTCGCCGAACGGAGCTGGGCGGTGGTCGCGGTCACCGGGCCGGTCGATTACGTCACCGATGGCACCCGCGCCTGGCGCATCGCCAACGGCCATCCGCTGATGCCCAAGGTCACCGCGCTCGGCTGTTCGCTGACGGCCTTGGTCGCGGCCTTCCTCGCGGGCGGCGGCGACCGGGCCGGGGCCACCGTCGCGGCGCTGGCCTGTTTCGGGCTGGCGGGCGAACAGGCGGCCAGGGGCGCGTCCGGGCCGGGCAGCTTCGCAGTTGCGCTGATCGACGCGCTTCATGCGATGACGCCCGAGACGCTCGAGCGCGGCGCCCGGGTGAGCGCGGCATGA